The window GCAATGGAAAACTCCGACAGGTGGTTCGAGGAGTGGAAGAACTCCATAGACCCAGAGGAGTACCAGGCGATCATCAAGGAGACAGCCGAAAGATTCGATGCCAAGATCGACAGGCGGGTCGAACGCAGAAAGCAGATCAAGGCCGAACGCGAACTCCGGGAGAAAGAAGAAGCCGAACGTCAGGCCGCCGCGGCCCAACAGGCCAAGGCCAGGGCCAAGTCCGCTGCGGAGGAAGAAGAAAAGGCCAAAGAGGGAGAAGACCTCGGCCCACCACCATCCCGGGAAGAACACGAGAGATGGTCTCCAACACCCAACATCCCGACCTCGTTCAGGCTGGTCAACTGCGGACACCCCAGGTGCAAGCTGCACGACGGCCCCGTCTACTATCCCGAAGACGACCGCAGCAGCCCCTATTACAACCCCGGCATCCCCTCATCCTCGTTCCAGATCTTCCATCCCCGCTTGTGACCCCGTCGGGGTCATTAGCTATCGCCAAACTTCCAACACCGACCACAGAGCCCGATAACCCATGACAAACACAGCGCAGACAGGATCATAGGAGAGACCAACAACGGAGGCGACCTAGTCAAGGAGGTGCTGCGCACCGCGTCAGTCGTCATTCCGGCGAAGGCCTGTCCTGCACTCGACACGGGGCCGGAATCCAGGGGCTGGGGGTGTCATTCGACAAGCCCAGAGCCTGCCCTGAACTTGATCCGTGGACGAACAAACTGTCAGTTTACCTACCCCTGTAAGCACTTGACGGGTGAGGGCGAGAATGGATTGATCCCAAGTTCCCTGCGCCACCCAGAACCTGTACCAACTTGGTCGATGCACTGCTTTTGGCACAAATGTCCCCTCTCCCTTTAGGGAGAGGGCTAGGGTCGTAGATGCGCCGTGGCGTGTGAGGGTGAAATGTTCACCTACCAAACCGGTACAGCATCCGCCACCCATGCCCCTCTGGGCATCAGCTTTCGCCAATATGACAAAATGGAAGCGCCTACCAGTCTGGAACAGGTTCGACTTAGAGTGAAAAGTGCAAGACTCCCATCATTGCCGCGGAAGCGGGAATCCACAGGCTATCAACTATGGTTCGCCATAGTGGACTCCTGCTTTCGCGGGAGTGACGAGACTATTTCCCACGGAGTTTCGCACTCCTCTCAAAAGGGGTTACCTCTACCAAGATTGTCATTTACTTTACATTTACATTGGGGTATGGGATGGCTGACCAGACATATCAATCAGTGAAATAAGCAGCTAAGGCTATAGGTGTAACGAGTAAGACGGTTCAGTCCTGGATACGGTCTGGACGTCTACGAAGTGTCAGAAACAGAGGGCAGCGTGGCCGCATGGACTGGATCATTCAGCACAAGGATCTGGTTGCGGCCAGACGTGGAACTATGTTCGCTGAGGAAACCGGACCCTCTCAGCTACGTTTGGATTCGGAAGAAGATCGTAAGAAAGACGCCCTCAGCCTCCAGGTAGTCCGGCCGATGGAGCAGCGCAGTGAACTGTTCCATCCCAGAATACTGACCGGATACTCTAGCTTTAGAGCCGTCACCTACACGGTGAGTATTCCAATGATTCTTGAACTGCTGTCCCAAAATAACTACGAGAAGTTTGAGGTCATTTTCGGTGCGGAACGGCTGACCAGAACTCACGATGCGTCAAGGATCATCGTGATGCAGCAAGCCATCGAGGAAGAGTTGACTAAGGGATTTGTGGGCATGGGTGGGGTGAATGACATTGGCCTCAAATCCATTATGGACCGTCAAGCCTCTGGGCAGGCGCGATTCCTGGCCATTTCCGGAAGTGTGGTCCATTCCAAGGTTTATCTGCTTGAGTCAAAGGGGCAGCGAAGAGCATTGGTTGGATCGGCCAACCTGTCCAAAGCTGCGTTGTCTGGTCGGCAGGGTGAAGTCCTGTTGGCGTTCGATGACGATGATTACATGTGGGAGGAGATGGAGGCACTTTACGAGGCTCTGCGTGTATTTGCCTCTGTACCAATACGAGTGGGAACCGAGATCAGATCGGCACACCTCGCGTCGGTCAAAGATCTGCCCGTTAGTCGGAAGGTGGATGAGGAGCCGATCACTCTATACGTTGAGACTCCGGGCGACTTACCAGGGGATGTTGAAGTGCTGGGCGCCAGAGAGCAAGAGCAACACCGTCGAATTTCTCTATACCAGTATGTGGGGGCACCCGCCCAAGCCATTCGGAGACAAGGACTTCACTTCTACCAGGGTCTATGGGCAGCAGGGATCGTATGGTCTCTGCACCCTCTTTTACGACGACATTCGGGCAGGAAGGTTTACGAGTGGCGGGCGTCGAGGTGGCGATTCTATGGGAGAAGCCATCATCAAATCATACGACAGGCTTCACCATGAGTTGCCCAACATACCCTGTCTCGTGGCGACGCTGAACAGTGAGGCTAGGGAGTTCTTGAATGAAGTGAGAAAGAGGTCCCTTCTGGTCTACACCTCCACACCACTGCCGGTGGACAACACGGCGTTGGCGGAGCGAATGGACCGCGAGGCTAAGGGTCTACACAATCAGATCAGCACGGACTTTTTCAGCGAGTATCTATTCAGAATGAAAGACATCGTTGACGGCGTCAGTGATTGGGCATCGTTCGACTATCTGGAAGAGTCTTCGGCATTGCTGTTTGAAATGTTTCAAGATGTGCTACGGGGCGAAGAGAGCCTGCCTCGGTGGTGTCGGAGAGTATCCAGCAGGGACTTTGACGACTTTGCCTGGGAGCCCAAGCGTTATCAGATCAAGACCAGGCTCGACTCCAAGCTATTCTGCGCCGAATATCCACCAGACCGAGGGCAGTGGACAGTTCATGGCGATGACATTGTGTTGGGCGTGGATGAAGTTCACCAAACGTTACGTGAGAAGGAAGTCCCAGACCACATCATCAACAGGGAGGCCAGCGGCGGGATGAACCTTCATCTGAGAAAGGAAGAAACTGAGGCTTTCATACGCCGAGGACAGGGAGATGGAGACTATGAGCTACCTGCCTCGAGAGGATTACTTGCTCGGTTTGGCTCCTGGGTATCGTTGCGCTAGTCTAGACTCTCCCTCAGTTAGAGGCTGCCACGCTACCGTACCTACCCCCTGTCGTTCTAAGGGTTTCCCGACCGGCGTTCAGGCGTCAGACCTCACCGATGGAGTTTTGAACTTTTCTTCATGTATTTTTTGGCTTGACTTGCTTCAATAATCCGCGTAGACTCCGCGCTTAGAGACATTCCTAAGGGGGGACAGATATGGTTGCTTCACCGGTTCATCATGTTGTAAGGCGTCCGGGCAGGTTGCACGGTCATGCGGATTATGACATTCCAGTGGCGGAGGCCCTGGTCACTGTACCGGGTATTCGAAAGAATGACGAGGATGTCTCGTTCTATACGAGAGTCGATCCTCTCGAGTCACAGAACATCGAAAAGGCGGCCGACCGCGAGTGGGTATGGACCGTCTATACACCAGAGGTCTACCACTACCGCGAAGAGCACGACAAGGTAAACCAGCCTCTGGTCGACGCTGCTGCGGTCTCCGGCGAGATCGAGCCAACCGGCACCCCTGACCTGAGCAGGGACTACACGGAAGAACTCCGCCTCAAGGCCCGAGAGCTAGGCTTCGGCGAGGTTGGCTTCACTAGGTACGATCGCCACTACGCCTATAGCAGCAAGCGAAGCTGGATCAAGTACGAGCACGCAATCTGCCTGGCCCTGGAGCAGGACTACTGGCAGACCCAGACTATCCCAAGCCTGGACGCAGAATTTGCGCACTTCGGCACCTATGAGATTGAGGGTGCACTGGGCATCGAGCTTGCGGCACACATACGCGAGCTTGGCTTCCACGCTCAGATCCACAGCCCGAACGACAACAGCGCGGCGTACATCCCGATGTTCGTGGCGGCCGGCCTGGGTCAGCTTGGAGCCAATGGCCAGCTTCTGTCCCCGCACTTCGGTTCACGCGCCCGGCTCATGATTATCACGACCGACGCGCCCGTCACCTACGACGAGCCTATCGACTACGGCATCCACCAGTTCTGCCAGGAGTGCCAGGTATGCGTGAACCGCTGCCCCGGCAGAGCCCTGGTTAAGGAGAAGGTATGGTGGCGCGGTGTTGAGAAGAACAAGCTGATCTACGATCGCTGCCGCCCGGTCATGGCCACGTACGAAGGCTGCGCAGTCTGCATGAAGGTCTGCCCGGTCCAGCGCTNNNNNNNNNNNNNNNNNNNNNNNNNNNNNNNNNNNNNNNNNNNNNNNNNNNNNNNNNNNNNNNNNNNNNNNNNNNNNNNNNNNNNNNNNNNNNNNNNNNNNNNNNNNNNNNNNNTCGACTTCCCGCACGGCAAGAAGGACGAGTGGCTCTTCCTCCAGTTCAAGGAGAAGATCCAGGAGAACAACTTCAAGGCCTCCTCTGAGGACGTGACGGACTTCGTGACCGAACTCCAGGAGATTCTGGAAGGCGGCGAGACCACGCGAGGCGACGAGTAGGCTAGCCTACTAGCCAGTTCGCACTGACTTAGCACACTGAAAGCGCAAACGGGGTCAGATCCTGTTTAGGAACTGGCCCCGTTTGGTCTGTCGCAATACCCCTTATTCGACGAGGTAACCAATGCCCGCCTTCAGAAAAGAACACATCGACGCCCTCTTCGGTGAAATAGAGGACAACTACAAGGATAGGCCTGAGCGCGAGCAGCTCCACCGCGACGCTCACCTGGCAATTGCCCTTCATGACGCAGGCCGAGACATCCCGGACGAAATCGACGACCGGGTCGTGGGCCTGTTAGAAAAGCACAAGCCTTCCGACTAACCTCCTATCTCCGTTTTCAGGAGACTCGGAAGCGCCTTCATCTACACGATGGACACTTAGCGCTCCTCGCTATCGCGGACAACCGGCATCGTCCTGTGCCCCTCGGCATTCGATCTTGCGCGATCAACACCGCCACGTTAACATTCTGACCGACGGGCGGGCGCTTAATGCCCCGCATAGTTATACTGTGATGAGGGGCGCATCATGAGCAATGTGGTACTTGTCGTCGACATGGTCGTCGGCTTCATGGAGCAGGGCCATAACCTGTACTGCGGCGACGAGGCGAGAGGGATCATACCCAGCATCCAGGAACTGATCGAACGCGAGCAGGCCGCCGGCGCAGAGGTAATATTCATCTGCGACACCCACGACCCGGACGACCTCGAGTTCCAGATGTTCCCCGTGCACTGCGTCCGTGGAACAGAGGAAGCTGAAGTCATCTCCGAGCTTCGAGACTACGACGGCTCCATTTTGCGTAAGCGCCGGTACAGCGCCTTCTTTGAGACAGACCTGGAGCAGCGACTCGCAGATCTAAACCCCGAGAAGATCATCATCTGCGGCGTGTGCACCGACATCTGCGTGATGCACACTACCTCCGACGCCAGAAACCGCGACTACGTCGTGGAAGTGCCCACCGACTGCGTGGCCAGCTTCGATCCAGAAGCCCACGCCTACGCATTGACACATATGGAGAGGATTCTCGGCGCCAGGCTGGTCAGTCCCGCCTCTACGGGATAGTTCCGGTCCGGACCGGACACAATAGATGGTAAACATCAACACGACCTCCACGCCTTTCGAGATTCGTCCTTCAGTACGCGTCGGCGAGACTGCTGACGTTTACCTGCAACGCACTCTCACCATTCTCAGGAACGAGAATGTAAACCCGACCGTCACCATGGAGATGTTCCCTGCGCGCGACGGGATACTCTGCGGCATCGACGAGGTGCTGATGTTGCTGGAGGAGGTACTGCCCGATACCGGAGTCGAGGTGTGGTCCCTCGAGGAAGGCGAGCACATCTACGAGGGCGAGGTCGTGCTCCGCGTGAGGGCGCCGTACAGTTCATTTGGCCTGTACGAGACCTCGATCTGCGGCACTCTTGCTTCCTGCACGGCTTGGGCAACAGCCGCCCGTGAGTGCGTGGACGCCGCCGGCGGGGCTGTGGACGGCATTCCGGTTGTGGCAATGTCCGCCCGACACGTCCATCCAAACATCGCCGCAAACATAGACTACTCAGCCGTCAGAGGCGGCTGTACTTCCTGCTCGACGATAATGGGCGCCCGAATGGCCGGGGTCACCCCCGAGGGCGATATGCCACACGCACTCCCGCTGCTTCTTGGAGACTCGGTGAGGGCAATACGTTCATTCGACCGCTACCTGCCCCAGGGCGTACCCAGGGTTGCGCTCGTGGATACGTTCAAGGATGAGGCCGAAGAGGCGCTCAACGTCGCCCAGGCGCTTAGAGACCGTCTCCGGGGAATCCGACTTGATACGCCTGCCGAGCGTGGCGGCGTGTCGATAGAGCTCGTGAAGGAAGTTCGCGCCAGGCTGGACCAGGCTGGGCTTAGACACGTCGAGATCGTCGTTAGCGGCGGATTCACCCCGGACCGCATCAGGGACTTCGTCTCTGCGTCCACGCCGGTCGACCGCTTTATCGTCGGTTCGTATATTTCAGACGCCGCCCCGAACAACTTCACCGCAGACATCCATGAGATAGACGGCAGACCAATCGCCAAACGCGGCCGCATCCCGGGTGTGACCGCGAACCCACGCCTGGACCGCAAGATCTAGCTTCAGGAGAGACCCGCTATCTCTGAGGCCGCTGGCCTCGCATTGTCGTAAGTGCACCTGATTTCGACAACCCTGCGCGTGTCATCCGTGATCTTCGCCCAGTCCGCTATCCTCCATCCGACGATCCACGCCACTTCCCCCGAAGCATTCGTAATGATAGGAAGCCTGTCTCTCCAACGCGCGGGAACGTGAGCGTCCTTCATGAAGTCAGACAGGCTCTTCTCCGAGTTCATGCCAAGTGGACGGAAGACATCGCCCGGCCGTCGCGTTCGAACGAGAAGTTCGTGCCCCAAGGCGTCAGCGTCAAACCTCTCTACCAGCTTGAGCCCGATTCTGTCAGGGGGATTTGAGACGATCTCTGCACCGTCCACTATCTGCGCCGATGCTGTCCAACCTCCTGACGCCATGTCGCCGGGAACATTGAGCTTGGTTGGATATTGATCCACCTCTGGCAGCAAATTTGCTTGCTCAAGCTCTGCGCTTAGGTACGCCCAGTCGTGGTCGACCTCAAGTGTCACCAGCCCGGGCAGACGGGTCTTCTTGCCCGCTGGACCAGCCATAAGGCGTGTCATCTCCTCGATGTGAGCGAACTCCAGATCAGACGCATTGCCAGCAACTGACTCAACAGCCCGTCTCAACAGATGCCTCTGCATGGCCGGGTGCAAGTCCCCGAACTCCGAACGGTCAAGCGTCACGCCCGAGGGGCCGCGTGTGAGAACGTCAGAGGTTGCCCTGTCTACAGCCTGCGCTATGAAGTCGATGTCATGCGAGACTGACTCGGCCAATCTGCCAAGCGAGACCGAAATTGCGGGGTTGTAAGACCTCATGTGTGGCAGCAGGTCCAGCCTGATCCGGTTGCGCGTCATGTCTTCAGACAGGTTCGACTCATCCAGTCGGGGCGACAGTCCGTTTTCGGAGCAGTACGCGACCATGTCCGCCTTCGGGACCTTGAGCAACGGTCTGAATACAGTAAAGGGAACGCCATCAATGGACCTTGTGTAAACGGGGGTCATCGCCCTGAGTCCCGCAAGACCGCTTCCCCTGATGAGGTGCATGAGCACGGTCTCAGCCTGATCGTCCAGGTTATGTCCAACCGCAACAGCGTCTGCATCAACCTGCTCTGACACGCGAGCGAGGAACTTGTACCTTACCTGCCTGGCAGCATCCTCGACTGACAGGCGGTTCTCTCTCCTGAATCGGCTGACGTCGGACTTCTCTGAGAACAGGGGGACTCGCAGCTCGTCCATGGCCTCACTGACGAATTCGGCATCGGCCGCCGATTCAGTGGGGCGAAGACCGTGATCAAGGTGAGCGGCGTAGAGACGAATGCCAAGAGTGTCACGGAGTTGAGCGAGTGCATGGACCAGCGCAAGCGAGTCGGGTCCGCCGGAGACGGCAGCCAGTATCTTCGATCCGGTCATCGCGTGCCCCCGAACCGCCCGGCGCAATTCAGATAGAACTCTGCGACTGGCAGGCCCGGGGTCTCTGGCGTGGCTGTCGCTCCTCACTCCTCGCACCCGCTCCTCGACGATGGCTCTAGTTCAATCTGCGCAGGTGCCCGGTCTCATTGACCGACACCTGCACGGTGCGCTCCGAACTCACACTGAGCCGGGTGATTGAACCAAGGTCTACCCTCAGCCTGCGGAAGTTGTTCGGGGGCATGCCGAGCGCGGCGCACAAGACCATTTGGATTGTGAAGTTGTGAGTTACTGCCACGACCTTACCGTCAGCGTGGACGTCAGCCAGTGCTGTCACAGTCTTCCACGCGCGTTCCCTGACCATCGCGAGGCTTTCACCGCCAGGCATAACGGTCCGGTAGGCATCGTCATCCCAAGACTGCATCACTTCAGGATATCGTTCCCTGAGTTGACGCCCGGTCAGTCCTTCGAACTCGCCGACATCCATCTCGATCAGGCCATGCTCGATGACGCATTCGATGCTCGTCCGGCTGACTATGGCATCAGCCGTCTGGACTGCCCGTCTGAGCGGGCTGGCGTACAGCGCAAACGGTTTCTCCTCTTCCAGCACTCTTGCTGCGGCTGCAGCCTGTTCGAACCCACGTACATTAAGTGGGATCTCACTGACGCCCTGGATTTTGCCGAGCCTGTTTGTCTCGGTCTCACCGTGTCTGACGAGAATCAGATCCACTCTCTGCCTCTCCCGAAGCCGTCGCAGGCTTGGTAACGCTGATTTCCTCGATCTTCAGGTCCTGCATCTCCAGTATCTCAAACTTCAGGTCACCGAACTCGAACTGGTCTCCCTCATCAGGTATTTGGCCAAGGACGTCGAGCACGAATCCCGCCAGGGTCTCGTACTCCCCATCCGGAAGCTCGATCCCGATTTCCTGGTTGACTTCCTCGATGTCCATTCCACCCTCGACGTGGAAGGTGTACTCGTCGATAGCCTTGTACTCGTCCTCGGGCGATTCGCCCTCCTCACCGACAGGTCCAACAACTACCTCGAGCAGCCTCTTGAGAGTTACCACACCGGCCACGCCTCCGAATTCGTCGATAATCAACGCCATCTGATTGCCTGTGGCTCGTAACTCATCGAACAGCTCGGAAATGCGCTTGGTCTCAGGCACGAAGTAGGCATCCCTGATCGCGTCCGTCACCACATCGTCAACTCCCAGACCCTTCTGAGAAATGTGGCGCATCACGTCCTTCAGGGAGATCACTCCCACCACGTTGTCAGGCGACTCACGGAACACCGGGAATCTCGTATGAGAGTTCTGCGAGTAGGTATTCAGGAATTCGCGCAGCGTGCTGCCATGCTGGACCGCAACCATCTCAGTCCTGGGGGTCATCACCTCCCTGACCTGCCTGTCCCCAAACTGGAACACATTCTCCAGCATGACGGCCTCAGCCGTCTCGAACTCGCCCTCCGCCTCCCCTATGTCGATCAGAGTGCGAAACTCGCCTTCAGTAATCACAGGCTGGTCACTCGAACCTCCCAGCAGCGAGTTGACTCCCCGAGAAATCCACTGAAGAAGTATGACGAAAGGCCACAGCAGATACTCCGTCCACTTGAGGGGATACGAGTAGAGGAACGAAACCCGCTCGGCCTTTCGCACTGCCACTGATTTCGGAATGATCTCGCCGAGAATGACGAGCACCGTCGTGCTGAACACGGTAGCAGCCGCCAGGGCAATCTCCTCGTTGCCCTCGCCCGCATAGGCGATGAAAGTGACCGTTACCAGCGCAGCCAGGGCCGTGTTAACGATATTGTTTCCCAGGAGAATCGTCGCCAGGAGCCTCTCAGGATTGCCGATCATGTCTGCGACCCTTTTGGCGCCGGGCACCCCCTCGCTCACAAGGTGGGCAATCCTCGTTCGCTGTACCGACAGAAACGCCGCCTCCGAGCTTGAGAAGAACCCTGACAGTACCAGGAACACTCCAACAAGAACGAGATATAAGAACCCTTCATCCTGCATGACTGCAATCCCCTAATTGCTAGACGGTCACACCGATCGTTCACAGGCGGCCCGCGCGTGGCAAGCCTTCATGACATCAGTGGACTCTAAAGATACATACAGAGGCCTGATTCAGAAAGGTCTGTGTGATGGCGAACGGGCTAAATAGCAAAGTTGGGGTCGCGAGAGGGTCGGTTGACCGGCATGGCAGGCCGGTTATTCGTCTGGCAGCTGACCGTCAGCCTCACTGCGTTCCTGCCACAGTTCCGCAATGGCCTTGCGCGCAACAGACCCGCTGTATCCACGACGTTGCAGGTGCTGCCAGAGTCTGCGATGAAACTTCTGGTAGTCATTCCCGACAAGGCGCCGGGCAAACTTCGCAGCGGCCACTCGGGCCGTCTCCTCGTCGTCCAGATCAAGTACCGCTGCATCCGCCACTGACCTGGAGACCCCTTTGGCTGTCAACTCCCTGACCAGCGCGCGGGCACTGCGTGGGCTGTTTCGCGTTCGGCTGCCCGACCACAAATGTGCGAAGGCCTCGTCATCGACGAGGCACTGCTCCTTGAGATAGTCGACCGCCCTGTCGACAACATCTTCCTCAAAGCGTTCTGCGAGCGTGTCGCGCAGCTCATGCTCGGTACGCTGGCGGTACGAGATTAGATTGAGCGCTCGCCCCAGCGCCTTTCGCAGAGGCTTGTCGTCATACATGGCGATTTGTGGGCCGGCGGCCGAGATAACGACCGCCGGAACTTGAACCTGTCCCTACTCCTGCTCGTTGCTGACCAGCACCACGAGATCGCTGCCGTCTCCGCCGCCATTTACGCTGACTTCAGGGACGGACTGCCCTGTAATCAACGCCTCCAGGCGGCCGGCCATCTCGGGGTCCTCTTTGAGGAACTGCTTGCAGTTCTCCCTGCCCTGGCCCAGCCTGATGTCACCGAACGAGTAGAACGAACCGCTCTTCTTGAGGAAGCCCTTCTCGGTCCCGAGCTCCAGCAGTTCGCCCTCCTTGCTGATCCCCTCGTTGAACATGATGTCGATCTCAGCAGTCTTGAACGGAGGGGCGACCTTGTTTTTGACGACCCGTACCCGCACCCGGTTGCCGACGAAGTCGCTGGACTGCTTGATCGACTCGATGCGCCGGAGGTCCAACCTGACGGAGCTGTAGAACTTGAGCGCCCTGCCGCCCGGGGTCGTCTCAGGACTGCCCCATATCACTCCGACCTTCTCGCGTATCTGGTTGATGAATATGACAGCGGTGTCGGACCGGCTGATGGCCGAGGTCAGCTTGCGCAGCGCCTGCGACATCAGCCGCGCCTGGAGACCGACATGTGTGTCGCCCATGTCTCCGTCTATCTCGGCCTTGGGGACCAGGGCCGCGACGCTGTCCACGACGATCACGTCCACGGCGCTGCTGCGTACAAGGTACTCACAGATCTCCAGCGCCTGTTCGGCACTGTCGGGCTGTGATAGAAGAAGGTCATCCAGATTGACCCCACACCGCCCGGAGTATCCAGGATCGAGCGCGTGTTCCGCGTCTATGTAGGCCGCGGTCCCGCCCAGTTTCTGCGCCTCAGCCATGATGTGATACGACAGGGTGGACTTCCCGGAAGACTCCGCACCGTAGATCTCGGTGACTCTACCTCGGGGCACTCCGCCCACACCCAGGGCCTCGTCCAGCACGAGGGACCCGGTCGAGATGGCTTCGATCTGCACACCGCCACTGTCCTCACCCAACCTCATGACAGTACCCTTGCCGAAGTGCCTGTCGATCTGTCCGATCGCTACTTCAAGTGCCTCGCGCTTCTTCTTGTCCATCTATGACCTCTCCGTATTGTCCTGGCGGGCTCTCCGCCCCAACTCGTGCTAGTTTCAGTGTGATGCAACGAGCATATCACAGCATCTCTGCCTTGTAAATACATTTGTTCTAATATTCTGGCGGAATTATTCACTTGCGCCGAGCTTCCTTCCAGAAGCTGTTTCACTACACCTGGATTGCCGAGCGGCCCTCCGCGGCCGGAGGGTTCCGGGCTTCGCGGGAGCGACGGAGAAGACGCCTCGGAACAGGCTTCCGCTATCTTCTTCCTTCCGGCGTCTGTGCCGCCCCGTGCTACAATTAGTCGTCTTCCCACATCTATCAGTAAGGCCCCGTTCCCAGCATGACCGGACAGAACAGCAACCGGAGCCGTCCGTACAGCCGCGTAGTCGTCAAGGCCGGTACGGCCCTGATCACCAGCGGCTCGGACGAGCTGGACATGGCCATCATGACTGACCTGGTCGCGCAGATCGCCCTGCTCCGGCAGAGCGGATGCCAGATGCTGCTCGTCTCCTCAGGAGCCGTGGCTGCGGGCAGGCACGCCATAGGCAGTTCTAACGGACACAGCAGCCTCAACATGAGGCAGCTCCTGGCGGCCATCGGACAGAGCCGCGTGATGAGCGCATACGAGCGCCTCTTCGGTCAACATGGAGTGCACGTGGCCCAGGCCCTGCTGACAGGCAGAGACATCAACGATCGCGAGGGCTACCTCAACATACGCAACACCCTGCTGGGGCTGTTGGACCTTGGAGTCGTGCCCATAATCAACGAGAACGACGTGGTGGCCGTTGACGAATTGAGCGGTGAGATGTTCGGCGACAACGACATGCTTTCCGCAATGGTCGCAAATATCGTCGACGCCGACCTGCTCATTATGCTCGGCCGTGTCGAAGGGCTCTTCACGGCCGACCCCAACCTTGATCCCACTGCTCGGCCCATTCCCGTAGTTTCGTCGTTCACAGAAGAGATCGAAGCCCTCGGCGGCCCTTCAGCAGACGGGCGCGGCCGAGGAGGTATGACGACCAAACTGGAGGCCGCCAAGCTGGCAACCGCGTCGGGCGTGGACTCAATTGTCGCCGGTGGAAGGCAGCCGGGCATCATTCAGCGACTTGTACGCGGTGAGTCTCTCGGCACATTCTTCCCGACCAACGCGACACGAATGGAGAGCCGCAAGCGATACCTTCTCAGCCAGATGCACGAGTCCGACGCCGTCGTCGTGGACGATGGCGCCGCGCGGGCCCTGCTGCATCGAAACAGCTCTCTATTGGCAGCGGGCGTCGTGGATTCCCTGGGCGACTTCGACCGGGGCGCCGTGGTCATGGTGCTTGACACCGAGAGTCACCAGATCGCCTGCGGGATTGCAAACTACAGTTCCCGAGACATCAAAAGCATAAAGCGGTTGAGATCGAACCGGATAGAGCCGACACTGGGGCACTACTTCGGCGACGAGGTGCTGCACAGAGACAACATCGTGCTTCTGAATCAGACCGCCAACGTGGAGACTGCGGGCTCCGGCTAGCCGGGCTCGCCAACTGGAGTTGACCGATGCAG is drawn from Dehalococcoidia bacterium and contains these coding sequences:
- a CDS encoding cysteine hydrolase — protein: MSNVVLVVDMVVGFMEQGHNLYCGDEARGIIPSIQELIEREQAAGAEVIFICDTHDPDDLEFQMFPVHCVRGTEEAEVISELRDYDGSILRKRRYSAFFETDLEQRLADLNPEKIIICGVCTDICVMHTTSDARNRDYVVEVPTDCVASFDPEAHAYALTHMERILGARLVSPASTG
- a CDS encoding regulatory protein RecX; its protein translation is MYDDKPLRKALGRALNLISYRQRTEHELRDTLAERFEEDVVDRAVDYLKEQCLVDDEAFAHLWSGSRTRNSPRSARALVRELTAKGVSRSVADAAVLDLDDEETARVAAAKFARRLVGNDYQKFHRRLWQHLQRRGYSGSVARKAIAELWQERSEADGQLPDE
- a CDS encoding nicotinate phosphoribosyltransferase: MVNINTTSTPFEIRPSVRVGETADVYLQRTLTILRNENVNPTVTMEMFPARDGILCGIDEVLMLLEEVLPDTGVEVWSLEEGEHIYEGEVVLRVRAPYSSFGLYETSICGTLASCTAWATAARECVDAAGGAVDGIPVVAMSARHVHPNIAANIDYSAVRGGCTSCSTIMGARMAGVTPEGDMPHALPLLLGDSVRAIRSFDRYLPQGVPRVALVDTFKDEAEEALNVAQALRDRLRGIRLDTPAERGGVSIELVKEVRARLDQAGLRHVEIVVSGGFTPDRIRDFVSASTPVDRFIVGSYISDAAPNNFTADIHEIDGRPIAKRGRIPGVTANPRLDRKI
- a CDS encoding phospholipase D family protein, producing the protein MDWIIQHKDLVAARRGTMFAEETGPSQLRLDSEEDRKKDALSLQVVRPMEQRSELFHPRILTGYSSFRAVTYTVSIPMILELLSQNNYEKFEVIFGAERLTRTHDASRIIVMQQAIEEELTKGFVGMGGVNDIGLKSIMDRQASGQARFLAISGSVVHSKVYLLESKGQRRALVGSANLSKAALSGRQGEVLLAFDDDDYMWEEMEALYEALRVFASVPIRVGTEIRSAHLASVKDLPVSRKVDEEPITLYVETPGDLPGDVEVLGAREQEQHRRISLYQYVGAPAQAIRRQGLHFYQGLWAAGIVWSLHPLLRRHSGRKVYEWRASRWRFYGRSHHQIIRQASP
- the tilS gene encoding tRNA lysidine(34) synthetase TilS, which translates into the protein MTGSKILAAVSGGPDSLALVHALAQLRDTLGIRLYAAHLDHGLRPTESAADAEFVSEAMDELRVPLFSEKSDVSRFRRENRLSVEDAARQVRYKFLARVSEQVDADAVAVGHNLDDQAETVLMHLIRGSGLAGLRAMTPVYTRSIDGVPFTVFRPLLKVPKADMVAYCSENGLSPRLDESNLSEDMTRNRIRLDLLPHMRSYNPAISVSLGRLAESVSHDIDFIAQAVDRATSDVLTRGPSGVTLDRSEFGDLHPAMQRHLLRRAVESVAGNASDLEFAHIEEMTRLMAGPAGKKTRLPGLVTLEVDHDWAYLSAELEQANLLPEVDQYPTKLNVPGDMASGGWTASAQIVDGAEIVSNPPDRIGLKLVERFDADALGHELLVRTRRPGDVFRPLGMNSEKSLSDFMKDAHVPARWRDRLPIITNASGEVAWIVGWRIADWAKITDDTRRVVEIRCTYDNARPAASEIAGLS
- a CDS encoding histidine phosphatase family protein, which codes for MDLILVRHGETETNRLGKIQGVSEIPLNVRGFEQAAAAARVLEEEKPFALYASPLRRAVQTADAIVSRTSIECVIEHGLIEMDVGEFEGLTGRQLRERYPEVMQSWDDDAYRTVMPGGESLAMVRERAWKTVTALADVHADGKVVAVTHNFTIQMVLCAALGMPPNNFRRLRVDLGSITRLSVSSERTVQVSVNETGHLRRLN
- a CDS encoding HlyC/CorC family transporter is translated as MQDEGFLYLVLVGVFLVLSGFFSSSEAAFLSVQRTRIAHLVSEGVPGAKRVADMIGNPERLLATILLGNNIVNTALAALVTVTFIAYAGEGNEEIALAAATVFSTTVLVILGEIIPKSVAVRKAERVSFLYSYPLKWTEYLLWPFVILLQWISRGVNSLLGGSSDQPVITEGEFRTLIDIGEAEGEFETAEAVMLENVFQFGDRQVREVMTPRTEMVAVQHGSTLREFLNTYSQNSHTRFPVFRESPDNVVGVISLKDVMRHISQKGLGVDDVVTDAIRDAYFVPETKRISELFDELRATGNQMALIIDEFGGVAGVVTLKRLLEVVVGPVGEEGESPEDEYKAIDEYTFHVEGGMDIEEVNQEIGIELPDGEYETLAGFVLDVLGQIPDEGDQFEFGDLKFEILEMQDLKIEEISVTKPATASGEAESGSDSRQTR